The DNA sequence GCGCCGGCTCGAGATCATCGACAGCGAAGCCGGTTTCAGCCGTGACGTGTGGAAGCAACTGGCCGAGATCAGCGTCCTCGGGCTGGGCTTCGAGGAAGAAGCCGGCGGGCAGAACGAGATCCAGGTGGTGCTCACCGAGGTCGGCCGGCGACTGGCCCCCGAGCCCGTGTTGCACGGGGCCCTCGGGCCCGGCGCGTTGATCGCCGAACTCGGCTCGGCCGAGCAACGCGCGCTTCTCGACGAGGTCGCCGCCGGCAAGCGGCTGCTGGCCTTCGCCCACCAAGAGCCGGGGATGCGCGGAACGCACGCACCCGTCACGACCAAGGCTGCCCGCGAGGGTGATTCGTGGACGGTGACCGGCTGCAAGAACCCGGTCCTGGCCGGCGACAGCGCCGACACCCTGGTGGTGACCGCGGCTCTTCCCGACGGCGGCACCGGCGCATTCCTCGTCGACGCCGGCGCGGTGAACCGGCAGCCGTTCCGCACCTTCGACGGTCAGCGCGCTGCGCAGATCGATCTGGACGCGGTGGCATGCGAGCCATTGGGGGAGGCGACCGACGCGTCGGCGGCCATCAGCCACACCCTGGTGCGCATCTCGTCGGGGCTGTGCGCCGAAGCGCTCGGCGCGATGGAAGAAGCACTGCGGCTGACGACCGAATACCTCACCCAGCGCAAGCAGTTCGGTGTCACGCTGAACACCTTCCAGACGCTGACCCAGCGCGCCGCCGACATGTACGTGTCCCTCGAGCTGGCCCGCAGCATGACCCTGTATGCGGCCATGTCGATCGCCGACGGTGACCTGGACCCGACCATCGCGGCGCGGGCCAAACTACAGATCGGCCGCTCCGGACGCCACATCAGCCAGGAGGCCATCCAGCTGCACGGCGGCATCGGCGTGACGGCCGAGTACCCGGTGGGTCACTACGCGGCCAAGCTGACCGCGATCGAACACACCCTCGGTTCCTCGCAGGATCAGCTGCACGTGCTGATCGGCCAGCTCGGGGACTACGAGATCGCCACGGTGCGCGAAGGCTAAGAGCTCTGGGCGGAAAGCGTTTCCGCCCTGCGCAACTCGTCCGCAGCGCCGACCACGTCAGAAGCCGATGAGCCCCGGCGTCATTCGGCCCGTCACGTTGCCGACCATCGTCTCGTCGTACGGATCGACGATCAACGGGTCGCCGCCGTCAGGCAGGGTCAGGTCGTCGAAGCGAACCCAGATGGTGTTCGGGCTGGTCGTCAACTCGAAGAAGTAGACCCTGTTGGTCAGGTCGCACACCGTGCGGTACTCGGTGTTGTAGACACCGAACTCGCCGTAGGGAGCGCCGAACGGCACCGAAACGTTGCGCATGATGGCCAGCACACCGGCGACCGCCTGACGTTCGTCGCGCGGTTCGGGCAGCAGCGCCGAATAGTATGCCGCACGCTGAAAACGGTCGACGGCGTTGACGTTTCCAGGCAGTGGCATGTCGCGCGACGGCCGGGAGAAGTCCTGCTCGGCCAGCAGCGCAAGCTGCTCGTCGTAGGTGGGGTCGTTGGTCATCAGTGTGTACTGGCGGCCGTGGTGCACGACCGGAGTGCCGTGGTCGAATTCGATGATCGCCGAATCTCCGGAAGCGTCTTCCAGAGCCAGATGGATGGTCGCGTCGTGGCCGTGCGCGCCGACCATCACCACGTCCAGGCCGTCCATCAACGCCAGCGCTTCGGACACGGTCGCCGCCTGGTCCAGCAGGTACTGCAACCACATGCCCGCATGCACCCCCGGTTCGGCCGGGTTGCGCACTCCGAAGTCGGTGCTCTGCAGGTACAACCCGTGACCAGCAAGGCCCTTCTCGTTGAAGCCGTCGATACCGCCGAGGCCGTACACCGAGGTGACCAATGTCGCGTAGCGGCTGGTCCAGCGCAGCGGATTACGGGGTACCACGTCGACGCCGGCCAGCGCTCCCCCGTCCCGCCGGCGCCCGGCCGGAAACGCGACGATCAGCGGTTCGGTGGATTCCGGCCAGTCCATGCTGCGTCCGGTCAGCACCGCCAGGTCGTTCGAGTTCCACAGCACACGGGTGCACACGGCCACCAACCTAGGCCAGACCACCGGGTCGCCGGACGATTTCAGAAACCGTTGCGGACTGGGAGCAGCGCCAAGCCATGCAGGGCGCCCAGGCACGTCATGCACGGCGCCAGGCCAAGTCGTGAGCGGCGCCGGGCCAAGTCATGCACGGCGGTGGGCCGAGTCGCGCACGGCGCCGGGGCGATGTCGTCAGCGCCTCGAAAGTACGGTTTCTGACACAAATCGGGTGATTTCCGTCAGAAACCGTACGCTCGCGGGCTGCGGTACGCGGGATGCGCGGGACGGGGCCTGCGGGATGCGGGATACGGGACGGGGCCTGCGGGATGCGGGACGGGGGCTGCGGGACCCGGGCTCCGGGCTCGCGGGACGCGGGATATCTGGGCCACAGACGGTGACATGCCGTGAGCGCGTCGAAAGTACGGTTTCTGACACAAATCGGGTGATTTCCGTCAGAAACCGTACGCTCGCGCGGCTGCGGGACCCGGGATGCGGGTTCGGGCTGCGGGGTTCGGGACGCGGGAACGTGGGACGCGGGCTCCCAACCCCGGTAAAGCCGCGTGAGCTGCGGGGAATCAATCGTCGTCCGGTTGCACTCAACGCTGGGGTGCCCGAGTGCGATAAGACTGGGTACAGACCTGAAACGAGCATCCGTGGAGAGGAGCGCACGATGCAGGTGAAGAAGATTTTCGTCGCGGCGGCCGTCGCCGGCGGCATGGGTGCGGCATCGATGGGCCTGGGCGCAGGCCTGGCCAACGCCGACCACGACTGGTGGCTGCCCCAGCCGCCGCCACCCGGCCACGTCGGACAGATCGTCAACGTTCCGCCCGGACACATCGGGCAGGTCACCGGTGTGCCACCCGGCCATTGGGACAAGCCGTGGAAGTGGGGCCGCTAACCGCGGGGTCACCAGGCGGGAGTCAAGTTGGCGCCGCTAACCGCGGGGGTCGCCAGGCGGGAGTGAAGTGGGGCCACCAGCCGCCCTGTCCGAGAAGGCGCAAGAGCCTCGCCAACGCGTCAGTACTCGTCGTGCAATCGGATCCACTCGTAGGCCGGTTGCTGCGGCCAGCCTGGCGGTGACTTCTCCCAGGTCTCCTGACGGCCGTACGGGGTCAGGTCGAGCAGGTCGAACACCACCATGAAGGGTTCCTCACCGCGGTCGAACGTCTGCCAGGTGTGGAACACCCGGTCGCCGTCGCGCAGGAACACGCTGATGGAGTGCCGTTCCTGACCGTCGACGGTGGTGTGAAAGTCCTCGTTGAAGGTCGACCGGCCCGATGACATCCAGGGCAGGTCCCAGCCCATGCGGTCCTTGAAGGCGACCAGCTTGCCCACCGGCGCGCGCGACACCAGCACGAACGCGGTGTCCTTGGCGTACAGGTGCGAGAGCGGACCGACGTGATCGGCCATCATCGAGCAGCCAGCGCAGCCCTCGTCCCACTCCGGCGCGAACATGAAGTGCTGGACGATCAGCTGCCTGCGGCCGTCGAACAGATCCAGCAGGGTCAGCGGGCCCGTCTCGGTGTCGAACACGTACGGGGTGTCGATCTCGACCATGGGCAGTCGGCGGCGAGCGGCGCTGACTGCGTCCTTGGCGCGGATGAGGTCCTTCTCCAGCACCAGCAGTTCGGCGCGCGCCGTCTCCCACTCGGCCCGCGACACGATGGGCGGCAACGCGTCGGTGTCGGTCATGCCTCGAGCTTGCCACTGTTGAGGCCGTCATCTCGGCGCGCGAACACCGTGTCGTAGATGCTCCAGGCCACCAGTGTGCCCAGCGCGATGGAGAACACCGCGGAGAAGGTGTTACCCAGCGTGGCGGCGTCCAGCGACCGCTGCACGGCGGCCGCGGTGATCGACTCGAACCCCAGCGCGCCCGGCACCAGCGACCAGAACGCTGCCAACAACATGACGAACACCGGCGGGGCCGTCTTCAACTTCGCCGCGGCCACGGCGAAAGGAAACACCAGCAGAGCACCGAGGGCCCCGGAGTGCGCCGACGACAAAAACAGACCGCCGATCTTCTGGCCGATCAGTGCCACGGCCACGGCGGCGGTCACCCACAGTAGCGACCCGCGCGGCGCGGACAGGTAGATGTAGAGCCCGATCCCGATGACGATGATCGCGACGTAGAACGACAGCGGACCCATCCGGTCGGCCACGGCAGGCGACCCCGGCCTGCCCGCGATGGCCACCCCGATCGCCACCCCGAACGCCAGCAGCATGAGCTGGACGACTCCGTACACCAGCCGGCTCGACCCCGCCATGATCGCCCCACCGGCCAGCTCCATGGCTCCGATGGTCAGCGACAGGCCAGGCAGGGTGGCGACCAGCGCGGGAGCGATGATGCGCAGCAGCTCGTCGTTCGCGGCGTCGGCGACGAACCAGATCGCCAGCGTCGTCACCAACGCGGCCGACAGCGACGGGATGATGACGGCCAGCGTCGGGATGCGTCCGGCGACCACGACCACGGCGCCGACCACGGCGCCGAGGAACACATACGCCCACAACGCCGTCCACGCCGGGTTGATGACGATGCCGAAGCCCAGTGTGGTGATGACGTAGCCGACCAGGATCATGACCGGACCGAAGCGTGGCCTCGCGGTGCGCGCCGTGGTGATGTCGCGGACGGCGTCGCGCGGGGCGACCGCGCCCGCTGTCGCGAGCCGCGCCACCGCGTCGACCTTGCCGGCGCGATCAAGCTGAGTGGTGCCTCCGGTGGAGGCCGCGACCTCGTGTCCGACGCGGCCCACCTGCACGATCAGCACTGTCGGCAACGCGACGACGCGCACCGGCTCGCTGGTGTAGCGCCGGGCGATGCGCTCCAGCCGGGACTCCACGACGCCGCTGGGCACCTGCACTTCGATGAGGGCGATGCCGATGTCGCGCAGCATCTCGGCGACCTCGTCGATGGGGAACGTGTCGGGTGGGGCCAACGGAGCCGGCACCTGCTTGCTCACCGCCTGCCACATCTGCTTGGCGCGACCACCC is a window from the Mycolicibacterium poriferae genome containing:
- a CDS encoding linear amide C-N hydrolase, with protein sequence MCTRVLWNSNDLAVLTGRSMDWPESTEPLIVAFPAGRRRDGGALAGVDVVPRNPLRWTSRYATLVTSVYGLGGIDGFNEKGLAGHGLYLQSTDFGVRNPAEPGVHAGMWLQYLLDQAATVSEALALMDGLDVVMVGAHGHDATIHLALEDASGDSAIIEFDHGTPVVHHGRQYTLMTNDPTYDEQLALLAEQDFSRPSRDMPLPGNVNAVDRFQRAAYYSALLPEPRDERQAVAGVLAIMRNVSVPFGAPYGEFGVYNTEYRTVCDLTNRVYFFELTTSPNTIWVRFDDLTLPDGGDPLIVDPYDETMVGNVTGRMTPGLIGF
- a CDS encoding acyl-CoA dehydrogenase family protein, coding for MDFQLSEEQVLLRDTTRDLLARAYDTERRLEIIDSEAGFSRDVWKQLAEISVLGLGFEEEAGGQNEIQVVLTEVGRRLAPEPVLHGALGPGALIAELGSAEQRALLDEVAAGKRLLAFAHQEPGMRGTHAPVTTKAAREGDSWTVTGCKNPVLAGDSADTLVVTAALPDGGTGAFLVDAGAVNRQPFRTFDGQRAAQIDLDAVACEPLGEATDASAAISHTLVRISSGLCAEALGAMEEALRLTTEYLTQRKQFGVTLNTFQTLTQRAADMYVSLELARSMTLYAAMSIADGDLDPTIAARAKLQIGRSGRHISQEAIQLHGGIGVTAEYPVGHYAAKLTAIEHTLGSSQDQLHVLIGQLGDYEIATVREG
- a CDS encoding threonine/serine exporter family protein: MTISWGGRAKQMWQAVSKQVPAPLAPPDTFPIDEVAEMLRDIGIALIEVQVPSGVVESRLERIARRYTSEPVRVVALPTVLIVQVGRVGHEVAASTGGTTQLDRAGKVDAVARLATAGAVAPRDAVRDITTARTARPRFGPVMILVGYVITTLGFGIVINPAWTALWAYVFLGAVVGAVVVVAGRIPTLAVIIPSLSAALVTTLAIWFVADAANDELLRIIAPALVATLPGLSLTIGAMELAGGAIMAGSSRLVYGVVQLMLLAFGVAIGVAIAGRPGSPAVADRMGPLSFYVAIIVIGIGLYIYLSAPRGSLLWVTAAVAVALIGQKIGGLFLSSAHSGALGALLVFPFAVAAAKLKTAPPVFVMLLAAFWSLVPGALGFESITAAAVQRSLDAATLGNTFSAVFSIALGTLVAWSIYDTVFARRDDGLNSGKLEA
- a CDS encoding DUF899 domain-containing protein, with protein sequence MTDTDALPPIVSRAEWETARAELLVLEKDLIRAKDAVSAARRRLPMVEIDTPYVFDTETGPLTLLDLFDGRRQLIVQHFMFAPEWDEGCAGCSMMADHVGPLSHLYAKDTAFVLVSRAPVGKLVAFKDRMGWDLPWMSSGRSTFNEDFHTTVDGQERHSISVFLRDGDRVFHTWQTFDRGEEPFMVVFDLLDLTPYGRQETWEKSPPGWPQQPAYEWIRLHDEY